The Triplophysa rosa linkage group LG15, Trosa_1v2, whole genome shotgun sequence genome has a segment encoding these proteins:
- the paqr8 gene encoding membrane progestin receptor beta, whose product MSSGVLGRLGALILNIKQLGHLPCLSNLLPSLPSPQATVLASDVPSLFREPYILSGYRPVNQDWMNYFSSLFQRHNELLNVWTHLLVIPAVLLHFSFFAWTWGLTLNVASLPLFLYTLSSLAYLTCSVAAHLLQSHSELTHYSLFFLDYVGVGVYQYGCSLGHYFYCSEPEWRRSSLGIVFLPGAAVLGCLSCASCCFAKFRYRRPYPLCRKICQIVPTSLAYILDISPVAHRLAKRSWDEPALTFHALQVGFFLLAALFFSCPIPESFFPGKCDIVGHGHQIFHIFLATCTVCQMEAMIKDFMVHQRSVVEVHGEHFILMAGGTFFLLVLCNVITAALMRRAVQRQLKRKVSD is encoded by the coding sequence ATGTCAAGTGGAGTTTTGGGTCGGTTAGGTGCACTGATATTGAACATAAAGCAGCTGGGTCATTTACCATGCCTGTCAAACTTGTTACCCTCTCTTCCCTCACCCCAGGCCACCGTGCTCGCCTCCGATGTGCCCAGCCTTTTCCGCGAGCCCTATATCCTGTCAGGCTACCGTCCTGTCAATCAGGACTGGATGAACTACTTCTCTAGCCTCTTCCAGCGCCACAATGAGTTGCTCAATGTGTGGACACACCTGCTGGTAATCCCTGCCGTCCTACTgcacttttcattttttgcgtGGACATGGGGGCTGACTCTCAACGTGGCCTCTCTGCCTCTTTTTTTGTACACGTTGTCCTCGCTTGCCTACCTCACCTGCAGCGTGGCCGCCCACCTGCTCCAGTCACACTCCGAGCTGACTCATTACTCCCTCTTCTTTCTGGACTATGTCGGAGTGGGGGTTTACCAATACGGCTGTTCGTTAGGCCACTATTTTTATTGTTCCGAGCCCGAATGGAGACGGAGCTCGTTGGGCATCGTGTTCCTGCCGGGTGCCGCGGTGCTCGGCTGCCTGTCTTGCGCTAGCTGCTGCTTCGCCAAATTCCGTTATAGACGTCCATACCCACTCTGCAGGAAGATCTGTCAGATCGTTCCCACCAGCCTGGCATACATATTAGACATCAGCCCCGTTGCTCACCGTCTAGCCAAAAGATCTTGGGATGAGCCAGCGTTAACATTTCACGCCCTACAagttgggttttttttgttagcggctctgtttttttcttgcccTATTCCAGAGAGCTTCTTTCCAGGGAAATGTGACATTGTGGGTCATGGTCATCAGATCTTCCACATATTCCTGGCCACGTGTACTGTTTGTCAGATGGAGGCAATGATTAAAGACTTTATGGTGCACCAGCGGTCTGTAGTTGAGGTGCATGGAGAACACTTTATCTTAATGGCTGGAGGGACTTTCTTTCTGTTGGTGTTGTGCAATGTTATAACTGCAGCTCTCATGAGGAGAGCCGTGCAGAGGCAGCTGAAGAGAAAAGTATCGGACTGA